Proteins co-encoded in one Cinclus cinclus chromosome Z, bCinCin1.1, whole genome shotgun sequence genomic window:
- the CDK7 gene encoding cyclin-dependent kinase 7 isoform X2, with translation MDARARAKRYEKLDFLGEGQFATVYKAKDKTNNQIVAIKKIKLGHRSEAKDGINRTALREIKLLQELSHPNIIGLIDAFGHKSNISLVFDFMETDLEVIIKDTSIVLTQSHIKAYMLMTLQGLEYLHQHWILHRDLKPNNLLLDENGVLKLADFGLAKSFGSPNRVYTHQVVTRWYRAPELLFGARMYGVGVDMWAVGCILAELLLRGMTSLPDYVTFKPFPGMPLQHIFSAAGDDLLSLLQGLFTFNPCTRVTATQALKQKYFSNRPAPTPGNQLPRPNCPAEAAKEQQHALLNLKRKRTEGIDQGLPKKLIF, from the exons ATGGATGCGCGGGCCCGCGCCAAGCGCTATGAGAAGCTCGACTTCCTTGGGGAGGGGCAG TTCGCCACCGTCTATAAAGCCAAGGACAAGACGAACAATCAAATCGTAGCTATTAAGAAG attaaacTGGGGCATAGATCAGAAGCTAAAGATG GAATCAACAGGACTGCCCTCAGGGAGATAAAACTGTTACAGGAGCTAAGCCATCCAAATATTATTGGT cttATTGATGCATTTGGACACAAGTCAAATATTAGTTTGGTGTTTGATTTTATGGAAACAGATCTAGAG GTTATTATCAAGGATACAAGCATTGTGTTGACACAGTCTCACATCAAAGCATATATGCTCATGACACTTCAAGGATTAGAATATTTACATCAGCATTGGATTCTCCACAGG GATCTTAAACCAAATAACTTGCTGCTAGATGAAAATGGAGTTTTGAAATTGGCTGACTTTGGCTTGGCAAAATCTTTTGGAAGCCCAAATAGAGTTTATACACACCAAGTAGTAACAAG gtGGTACCGAGCCCCAGAACTATTGTTTGGGGCTAGAATGTATGGTGTTGGTGTTGATATGTGGGCTGTTGGTTGTATTTTAGCTGAATTGCTCCTCAGA GGTATGACAAGTCTTCCAGATTATGTCACATTTAAGCCTTTCCCTGGAATGCCACTTCAACATATCTTCAGTGCAGCTGGTGATGATCTACTCAGTCTTCTTCAAGGCTTATTCACATTTAATCCTTGCACCAGAGTAACAGCTACTCAG GCATTGAAACAGAAGTATTTCAGTAACCGACCAGCGCCCACTCCAGGAAATCAGCTGCCAAGACCCAACTGTCCTGCAGAAGCTGCAAAGGAGCAACAACATgcacttttaaatttaaaaaggaaaagaacagaaggCATAGATCAAG GATTACcaaaaaaactgattttttga
- the CDK7 gene encoding cyclin-dependent kinase 7 isoform X1 gives MDARARAKRYEKLDFLGEGQFATVYKAKDKTNNQIVAIKKIKLGHRSEAKDGINRTALREIKLLQELSHPNIIGLIDAFGHKSNISLVFDFMETDLEVIIKDTSIVLTQSHIKAYMLMTLQGLEYLHQHWILHRDLKPNNLLLDENGVLKLADFGLAKSFGSPNRVYTHQVVTRWYRAPELLFGARMYGVGVDMWAVGCILAELLLRVPFLPGDSDLDQLTRIFETLGTPTEEQWPGMTSLPDYVTFKPFPGMPLQHIFSAAGDDLLSLLQGLFTFNPCTRVTATQALKQKYFSNRPAPTPGNQLPRPNCPAEAAKEQQHALLNLKRKRTEGIDQGLPKKLIF, from the exons ATGGATGCGCGGGCCCGCGCCAAGCGCTATGAGAAGCTCGACTTCCTTGGGGAGGGGCAG TTCGCCACCGTCTATAAAGCCAAGGACAAGACGAACAATCAAATCGTAGCTATTAAGAAG attaaacTGGGGCATAGATCAGAAGCTAAAGATG GAATCAACAGGACTGCCCTCAGGGAGATAAAACTGTTACAGGAGCTAAGCCATCCAAATATTATTGGT cttATTGATGCATTTGGACACAAGTCAAATATTAGTTTGGTGTTTGATTTTATGGAAACAGATCTAGAG GTTATTATCAAGGATACAAGCATTGTGTTGACACAGTCTCACATCAAAGCATATATGCTCATGACACTTCAAGGATTAGAATATTTACATCAGCATTGGATTCTCCACAGG GATCTTAAACCAAATAACTTGCTGCTAGATGAAAATGGAGTTTTGAAATTGGCTGACTTTGGCTTGGCAAAATCTTTTGGAAGCCCAAATAGAGTTTATACACACCAAGTAGTAACAAG gtGGTACCGAGCCCCAGAACTATTGTTTGGGGCTAGAATGTATGGTGTTGGTGTTGATATGTGGGCTGTTGGTTGTATTTTAGCTGAATTGCTCCTCAGA GTTCCTTTTTTGCCTGGAGACTCTGATCTTGACCAGCTGACAAGGATATTTGAAACACTGGGGACTCCAACAGAAGAACAATGGCCT GGTATGACAAGTCTTCCAGATTATGTCACATTTAAGCCTTTCCCTGGAATGCCACTTCAACATATCTTCAGTGCAGCTGGTGATGATCTACTCAGTCTTCTTCAAGGCTTATTCACATTTAATCCTTGCACCAGAGTAACAGCTACTCAG GCATTGAAACAGAAGTATTTCAGTAACCGACCAGCGCCCACTCCAGGAAATCAGCTGCCAAGACCCAACTGTCCTGCAGAAGCTGCAAAGGAGCAACAACATgcacttttaaatttaaaaaggaaaagaacagaaggCATAGATCAAG GATTACcaaaaaaactgattttttga
- the CDK7 gene encoding cyclin-dependent kinase 7 isoform X5 — protein METDLEVIIKDTSIVLTQSHIKAYMLMTLQGLEYLHQHWILHRDLKPNNLLLDENGVLKLADFGLAKSFGSPNRVYTHQVVTRWYRAPELLFGARMYGVGVDMWAVGCILAELLLRVPFLPGDSDLDQLTRIFETLGTPTEEQWPGMTSLPDYVTFKPFPGMPLQHIFSAAGDDLLSLLQGLFTFNPCTRVTATQALKQKYFSNRPAPTPGNQLPRPNCPAEAAKEQQHALLNLKRKRTEGIDQGLPKKLIF, from the exons ATGGAAACAGATCTAGAG GTTATTATCAAGGATACAAGCATTGTGTTGACACAGTCTCACATCAAAGCATATATGCTCATGACACTTCAAGGATTAGAATATTTACATCAGCATTGGATTCTCCACAGG GATCTTAAACCAAATAACTTGCTGCTAGATGAAAATGGAGTTTTGAAATTGGCTGACTTTGGCTTGGCAAAATCTTTTGGAAGCCCAAATAGAGTTTATACACACCAAGTAGTAACAAG gtGGTACCGAGCCCCAGAACTATTGTTTGGGGCTAGAATGTATGGTGTTGGTGTTGATATGTGGGCTGTTGGTTGTATTTTAGCTGAATTGCTCCTCAGA GTTCCTTTTTTGCCTGGAGACTCTGATCTTGACCAGCTGACAAGGATATTTGAAACACTGGGGACTCCAACAGAAGAACAATGGCCT GGTATGACAAGTCTTCCAGATTATGTCACATTTAAGCCTTTCCCTGGAATGCCACTTCAACATATCTTCAGTGCAGCTGGTGATGATCTACTCAGTCTTCTTCAAGGCTTATTCACATTTAATCCTTGCACCAGAGTAACAGCTACTCAG GCATTGAAACAGAAGTATTTCAGTAACCGACCAGCGCCCACTCCAGGAAATCAGCTGCCAAGACCCAACTGTCCTGCAGAAGCTGCAAAGGAGCAACAACATgcacttttaaatttaaaaaggaaaagaacagaaggCATAGATCAAG GATTACcaaaaaaactgattttttga
- the CDK7 gene encoding cyclin-dependent kinase 7 isoform X4 encodes MDARARAKRYEKLDFLGEGQFATVYKAKDKTNNQIVAIKKVIIKDTSIVLTQSHIKAYMLMTLQGLEYLHQHWILHRDLKPNNLLLDENGVLKLADFGLAKSFGSPNRVYTHQVVTRWYRAPELLFGARMYGVGVDMWAVGCILAELLLRVPFLPGDSDLDQLTRIFETLGTPTEEQWPGMTSLPDYVTFKPFPGMPLQHIFSAAGDDLLSLLQGLFTFNPCTRVTATQALKQKYFSNRPAPTPGNQLPRPNCPAEAAKEQQHALLNLKRKRTEGIDQGLPKKLIF; translated from the exons ATGGATGCGCGGGCCCGCGCCAAGCGCTATGAGAAGCTCGACTTCCTTGGGGAGGGGCAG TTCGCCACCGTCTATAAAGCCAAGGACAAGACGAACAATCAAATCGTAGCTATTAAGAAG GTTATTATCAAGGATACAAGCATTGTGTTGACACAGTCTCACATCAAAGCATATATGCTCATGACACTTCAAGGATTAGAATATTTACATCAGCATTGGATTCTCCACAGG GATCTTAAACCAAATAACTTGCTGCTAGATGAAAATGGAGTTTTGAAATTGGCTGACTTTGGCTTGGCAAAATCTTTTGGAAGCCCAAATAGAGTTTATACACACCAAGTAGTAACAAG gtGGTACCGAGCCCCAGAACTATTGTTTGGGGCTAGAATGTATGGTGTTGGTGTTGATATGTGGGCTGTTGGTTGTATTTTAGCTGAATTGCTCCTCAGA GTTCCTTTTTTGCCTGGAGACTCTGATCTTGACCAGCTGACAAGGATATTTGAAACACTGGGGACTCCAACAGAAGAACAATGGCCT GGTATGACAAGTCTTCCAGATTATGTCACATTTAAGCCTTTCCCTGGAATGCCACTTCAACATATCTTCAGTGCAGCTGGTGATGATCTACTCAGTCTTCTTCAAGGCTTATTCACATTTAATCCTTGCACCAGAGTAACAGCTACTCAG GCATTGAAACAGAAGTATTTCAGTAACCGACCAGCGCCCACTCCAGGAAATCAGCTGCCAAGACCCAACTGTCCTGCAGAAGCTGCAAAGGAGCAACAACATgcacttttaaatttaaaaaggaaaagaacagaaggCATAGATCAAG GATTACcaaaaaaactgattttttga
- the KGD4 gene encoding alpha-ketoglutarate dehydrogenase component 4 isoform X2, translating into MVLSKVVKPHTPLIKFPDRKSGPRPKIQEFLQASMPSPLASKAQESVGGISLAFQNISPVSRVQGTPDTSELTRTLPQKYRRKQMSDEEIEYIQRGGPE; encoded by the exons GTAGTCAAGCCACATACTCCATTAATAAAGTTCCCAGACAGAAAAAGTGGTCCCAGACCTAAAA TACAGGAATTTCTACAAGCAAGTATGCCATCTCCCCTTGCTTCAAAAGCACAGGAATCTGTAGGAGGCATATCACTGgcctttcaaaatatttcacctGTTAGTAGAGTACAAGGTACACCAGACACTTCTGAATTAACAAGAACCTTACCTCAgaaatacagaaggaaacaaatgtCAGATGAAGAAATTGAATATATTCAa CGTGGAGGTCCAGAATAA
- the CDK7 gene encoding cyclin-dependent kinase 7 isoform X3: protein MDARARAKRYEKLDFLGEGQFATVYKAKDKTNNQIVAIKKIKLGHRSEAKDGINRTALREIKLLQELSHPNIIGDLKPNNLLLDENGVLKLADFGLAKSFGSPNRVYTHQVVTRWYRAPELLFGARMYGVGVDMWAVGCILAELLLRVPFLPGDSDLDQLTRIFETLGTPTEEQWPGMTSLPDYVTFKPFPGMPLQHIFSAAGDDLLSLLQGLFTFNPCTRVTATQALKQKYFSNRPAPTPGNQLPRPNCPAEAAKEQQHALLNLKRKRTEGIDQGLPKKLIF from the exons ATGGATGCGCGGGCCCGCGCCAAGCGCTATGAGAAGCTCGACTTCCTTGGGGAGGGGCAG TTCGCCACCGTCTATAAAGCCAAGGACAAGACGAACAATCAAATCGTAGCTATTAAGAAG attaaacTGGGGCATAGATCAGAAGCTAAAGATG GAATCAACAGGACTGCCCTCAGGGAGATAAAACTGTTACAGGAGCTAAGCCATCCAAATATTATTGGT GATCTTAAACCAAATAACTTGCTGCTAGATGAAAATGGAGTTTTGAAATTGGCTGACTTTGGCTTGGCAAAATCTTTTGGAAGCCCAAATAGAGTTTATACACACCAAGTAGTAACAAG gtGGTACCGAGCCCCAGAACTATTGTTTGGGGCTAGAATGTATGGTGTTGGTGTTGATATGTGGGCTGTTGGTTGTATTTTAGCTGAATTGCTCCTCAGA GTTCCTTTTTTGCCTGGAGACTCTGATCTTGACCAGCTGACAAGGATATTTGAAACACTGGGGACTCCAACAGAAGAACAATGGCCT GGTATGACAAGTCTTCCAGATTATGTCACATTTAAGCCTTTCCCTGGAATGCCACTTCAACATATCTTCAGTGCAGCTGGTGATGATCTACTCAGTCTTCTTCAAGGCTTATTCACATTTAATCCTTGCACCAGAGTAACAGCTACTCAG GCATTGAAACAGAAGTATTTCAGTAACCGACCAGCGCCCACTCCAGGAAATCAGCTGCCAAGACCCAACTGTCCTGCAGAAGCTGCAAAGGAGCAACAACATgcacttttaaatttaaaaaggaaaagaacagaaggCATAGATCAAG GATTACcaaaaaaactgattttttga